One genomic region from Cydia pomonella isolate Wapato2018A chromosome 4, ilCydPomo1, whole genome shotgun sequence encodes:
- the LOC133517030 gene encoding lipoprotein lipase-like: MPTSIQLRSRQKKEIEYRLYTRELSDYIILDQSAEPPKGTDIRKLLSNKPVKLVTHGWKSSAENSVVMGIKESYLKNKDVAVIGIDWSDTANDYLYPLVAEYTRDVGAYVGQFLDAFCYLYNVSGERLHLIGHSLGAHVMGIAASKTKVTIGRITGLDPARPLFEFPKKPNALSLDTSDAEFVDVIHSCSGVLGVQNPIGNVDYYPNRGTPPQPGCESIFFLLEACSHARSHIYFAESIGNPTGFPACWSENWTDYLSDTECIQQTYMGENVDRNATGQYYLKTNAKEPYARNII; the protein is encoded by the exons ATGCCTACATCGATACAGCTGCGTAGTAGACAAAAAAAGGAGATAGAATACAGATTATACACCAG GGAACTATCCGACTACATAATTTTAGATCAGTCAGCGGAACCACCCAAGGGCACTGACATACGAAAACTATTGTCCAACAAACCAGTTAAATTGGTAACACATGGCTGGAAGTCTTCGGCAGAGAACAGCGTGGTCATGGGCATCAAAGAatcctacttgaaaaataaagacGTTGCTGTTATAGGCATTGACTGGAGTGACACAGCGAACGACTATCTTTATCCGTTGGTTGCGGAATACACAAGGGACGTGGGAGCGTATGTCGGGCAGTTTCTGGATGCTTTTTGCTATCTCTACAATGTGTCTGGCGAAAGGTTGCATTTGATCGGGCATAGCCTCGGAGCACACGTTATGGGGATTGCTGCATCAAAAACGAAAGTAACGATAGGAAGGATCACCG GCCTTGACCCGGCACGACCTTTGTTTGAGTTCCCGAAGAAGCCAAACGCGTTGTCCCTGGACACATCAGACGCAGAATTTGTGGATGTGATCCATTCATGCAGCGGTGTTCTTGGCGTCCAAAATCCTATCGGCAATGTAGATTATTACCCTAATAGAGGCACACCACCTCAGCCTGGTTGTGAGAGCATTTTTTTTCTCCTAG AGGCATGCAGCCATGCGAGATCACACATCTACTTTGCCGAATCTATTGGTAATCCTACTGGTTTTCCTGCTTGCTGGAGCGAAAATTGGACGGATTATCTTAGTGACACTGAATGTATACAGCAAACGTACATGGGAGAGAATGTCGATCGAAATGCAACGGGGCAGTATTACTTGAAAACAAATGCTAAGGAACCCTACGCTAGAAATATTATCTAA